Genomic segment of Candidatus Thermoplasmatota archaeon:
CAGCTTCGGCATAATAGCATATGTGAAGGCATGGTATGACCTGCTGGCCAAGGGCGAGTATCCAAGGGACAATTTCGGCATAATAATACACACTGATTTCTTAAATGATTTAATACAGAATAATTCAGATGTCGGGAAAGCTTTCAGGGATGCCCGCAATACCTACCTGCCAAAAGATGCAAACAGCACATTCCTCTGGGTTCCGCCGCTGGAAGGTTCTTATGGCGGCGTGCTGAAGCCATCATCGAAGGGAACACGCGTTCTCGATAAGAAATACAATACTTTCCTGGAATATGTGCTGTTCGGCGATCCAGCTTTCAATCCATACCAGCCGGTAAACAACGGATGATAAACCCTTTTTCTTTTTCAAATTTTCAAGCATAGATTTTTATAAAAATTTTTTATTATATTAGCCTGATGAGTACGAGAAAGGCAGCAGCCATAATTGCAGCAGTCTTGTTTTTATTAAGCGGAGTTAGTACTTTAGAAAGGCATGGAAACGCATACCAAAGCGCAATTTCTGAAACTAAAATTATAAAATTTTCAAACATCGAGATAAGCAGGGGGAACTATGCAAGTATATCATGTAATGGCTGCTCTTCAACATACAAAGCATCGTATCCAATCATGCCCTATAAATCAGAAACATTAGCATTTCCGTTCGGAACGAAAATTGAAGGCATAGATGTTGAATCGGGCAATATACAGACGATACATCTGGATAAAAAAATAGCCCCTGCTCCAGAGCCGTTGCCTCTGAACATGAAAAATGTAAAGGCAGAGGT
This window contains:
- a CDS encoding C25 family peptidase propeptide domain-containing protein; translated protein: MSTRKAAAIIAAVLFLLSGVSTLERHGNAYQSAISETKIIKFSNIEISRGNYASISCNGCSSTYKASYPIMPYKSETLAFPFGTKIEGIDVESGNIQTIHLDKKIAPAPEPLPLNMKNVKAEVKEGGIYESNEPYPSNWFTYNIGAGIQNGEHAIFLSIHAFPAR